In one window of Syngnathus scovelli strain Florida chromosome 20, RoL_Ssco_1.2, whole genome shotgun sequence DNA:
- the rp1l1b gene encoding retinitis pigmentosa 1-like 1 protein → MLEEGRAAAMSSHKRSFQCFSAVPASHKYATCRLPHIPHPDAVEVAACYLCSQWRHARALEALHSQVLPLCPYHRHHRTSRSDELPPRTKRLVLIKNSEPSLRKTVVLRSKGPRSFGLFLEEVSELLQYHVKRLYTLDGHKVENVPSIMHCPNVLVCVGREPSHPSILERFRKSAEDKLPKLSAEAPLSNHQAQANLSSEKSLPDGTESADDVLPATDDDVEKQVCVNKDGSLSMKMKVRFRLDNDETLLWSTEVRKSSIRGGERPQELVSDRSCSGSENFSTNEPVEAYVAKHRRRRAHCSRHSHCYNIWTNAEGTQGDTCGVRTSSSSASSYTVVSRKTVAQRSSEENVLERETCVEASETVEYCTIRRDQDTQDMSGKSSSASTSGKMKKSKKCHCGEKEADSEETGDVERREGEANVSQKAEPEGGEEEEPSKSAMSAHSNASTTSGPDQHAKEEQSQSATGERTPTSGKSSEVDEAASSHADGDAEEVEVERASSARSTQSKTSEIDAAGESTEAAEERPSSAIQSVEDEKEPSVMSEPSTNVTSNRPETPLNERATSAGSSKSKCPDDVPAEDESHHSEDEEKEPAGGRASSCTSAKSIQSQVSAERSPSAAASAKSAKSALSARSTASKSLPHSESVSISSLSVHSSKSAPSAKSQRTSEGRRSKSPASETSNVSEVVTEEVPSRSQSQLSAKSGKSKISAEENAAERPSSNLSVTSKEVSEVMSEHSVEIENEEVSCGQSVSSRTKESELDRAAEETSERAENDEEPEERSVEDALEPCVTVERTASSLSTKSAISVTSTKSKTSARSPSSKAERERPASKASVKSTVTSLSVVTCEVPSEEHSENQTETTQRPPSAVSSRSARSMTSAKTKSSIAVHENNNDESLERALSSKSGRSSAKKSEDVSNTDTTSLVSSSSRSSRRPQSEESEARAHKSAASSRTSIISDKSRLGGTQQTKAALSVKSDRSSRSKKRTKSAASNVSDLPVVAVEESELQATSDILEKKSNVSAKSHHADVLVDEEAKAIPHLCETSANGDLNSEQAPEDDVHAQALVPSSLPNASPTQVVSEWLNKIPPDGEQFDMEEFSGNVAEEPDHAAPEKNINGLNEESALSDAPKTDEEPKASDRRGETDPKLFHSSVQVMKVLLNPQLDRCNSLPEVSPAYGRKLSSSAAGLFDCLAKLDGDPKNADEKSQRYKALLEILGSLWLCEPAPNEPDRHSDKDFHQGSSSGIDVNSGSTGSGKSSDGRKVHREEEQTASPEEEPEPDQTIPGHDTPREPRDSPPASSESSQPDETSRSQLRSGKQRPHDPDPAWVLGLLTKIEKRFLAHYVDAMSEFKERWKVHGDDQQLDAMIGELKDEIRRRIQSSISKELDKMKGGAALPRPPQEPKSRPSTNERRRRLRMKTKRSQISDDSAASSSVVSDQRGEDDDDCPCQSCGKKNHCPANTETKAAAAAAAATLVGQILQHALQEAAEDKESDECELSLAGAESDAAEEETKEPAAEEPEEEQSDGASTVKDSNPDDEVTGENVEEAAAEDEGVAAAELASQQESEEEGGVDGEEEAPAEDEGAAGPASQQESEEDEEGEVDGEEQALAEDEDAAQEAAAAELTSQQESEEDEEGGVDGEEVAPAEDEGAAQESAAAELTSQQESEEDEEGGVDGEEEAAAEDEGAAEPASQQESEEDEEGGVDGEDEAPAEDEGAAQEAAAAELASQQESEEEGEVDDEEEAAAEDEGAAQEAAAAELTSQQESEEDEEGGVDGEEEAPAEDEGAAEPASQQESEEDEEGEVDGEDEAPAEDEGAAQEAAVAEVTSQQESEEDEEGGIDGEEEAPAAGSHENEESANNMEEEEEERVPVEDDDDAATVKNSNEEANTDGELASEEDEDAVLVVAASEREEEEEAGEDQEGADENNDAGNEMMASEEVPETAQDKEATQEAADRATSEHQDESQEETPATSGAENEIIEDEDAASEEGEEEETPPASGDEKELGADSDEEAAEDDNGDDATAVEDASGQEPEEEEEEEGDAQTSGDENEDAAAEDQDTAKDAVTTDDDAEEAATAASESEEDKDLKEEETPATSGDEHDGGDADTLHDQTNVQTEEEEEEEEDKRMAENDAEGTEETTGVEEDKSAEEDPALTSDNGEDAEEEPDDNATSDEATCEDVTSEQQEDGGVDDSGEECEDADKEEEEGAKQENALSENESENIAEDQDADTKEFEEPEAEPEEHGEKDQKTEMDGDSTEAAGEEDVDSSDGAGSVSRDDEAFKDHQSEEESEVTNSEEPDDLSGAESQQHHQTGEEHQDEDEKEEEPEVDADKDLEDGMDQGAENEDVEDEDDEGTSEKESQESEATDRDDPDESVQPGTEKEVCDQDRPKADDHGEDEETSRQTLEASENEERGAESADGEDEAESEDEAESDHSKEHEEKSQERDISPGQAARQEPDEEPTTLRVNTSLKHVAGGSEDGVDADAEDSDV, encoded by the exons ATGCTCGAGGaaggccgagccgcagccatgTCCTCCCACAAACGCAGCTTCCAGTGCTTCAGCGCCGTCCCCGCTTCCCACAAGTACGCCACCTGCAGGCTGCCCCACATCCCCCATCCTGACGCGGTCGAGGTCGCCGCTTGCTACCTGTGCTCCCAGTGGAGACACGCCCGAGCCCTGGAGGCGCTACACTCGCAAGTGTTGCCTCTGTGTCCCTACCACCGGCACCATCGGACCAGCAGGTCCGACGAGCTCCCGCCTCGCACCAAGAGGCTGGTCCTGATCAAAAACagcgagccgtccctcaggaagACGGTGGTGCTCAGAAGCAAAGGCCCGAGGAGCTTCGGGCTGTTCCTGGAGGAGGTCTCGGAGCTCCTGCAGTACCACGTCAAGAGGCTCTACACCCTGGATGGACACAAG GTGGAAAATGTTCCAAGCATCATGCACTGTCCCAATGTTCTGGTGTGCGTGGGACGGGAGCCTTCCCATCCTTCCATTCTGGAGCGATTTCGTAAAAGCGCCGAAGACAAGCTGCCGAAGCTGAGCGCCGAAGCGCCGTTAAGCAACCACCAAG CTCAAGCGAACCTATCTTCTGAGAAGTCACTTCCAGACGGAACGGAATCTGCAGACGACGTTCTCCCCGCCACCGACGACGATGTGGAGAAACAAGTTTGCGTCAACAAAGATGGCAGCTTGTCCATGAAAATGAAAGTGCGCTTTCGGCTGGACAACGACGAAACCTTACTTTGGTCCACTGAAGTGAGAAAGTCCTCCATCAGGGGCGGCGAGCGGCCTCAAGAATTGGTGAGCGACAGAAGCTGCTCGGGTTCTGAGAACTTTTCCACCAACGAGCCGGTGGAGGCGTACGTCGCCAAGCACCGGCGACGTCGCGCGCATTGCTCTCGCCATTCTCACTGCTACAACATCTGGACCAACGCGGAAGGCACGCAAGGAGACACTTGCGGCGTTCGGACGTCCAGCTCCAGCGCCTCCTCCTACACGGTGGTCTCCAGGAAGACCGTGGCTCAAAGATCCAGCGAGGAAAACGTGCTGGAGCGAGAAACGTGCGTGGAGGCCTCGGAAACCGTGGAGTACTGCACCATCCGCCGGGACCAGGACACGCAAGATATGTCCGGGAAATCATCGTCGGCCTCCACTTCCGGCAAGATGAAGAAATCCAAAAAGTGTCACTGTGGTGAGAAGGAAGCAGACTCGGAGGAGACGGGCGACGTGGAAAGACGGGAGGGTGAAGCAAATGTCAGTCAGAAGGCGGAACCTGAAGGTGGAGAAGAGGAGGAGCCATCCAAAAGTGCCATGTCAGCTCATTCAAATGCCTCAACAACCTCCGGACCTGACCAGCACGCCAAAGAGGAGCAAAGTCAGAGCGCAACCGGAGAGAGAACACCCACATCTGGAAAAAGCTCAGAAGTTGACGAAGCGGCCTCTTCTCATGCCGATGGAGACGCCGAGGAGGTAGAGGTGGAGAGAGCTTCCAGCGCCAGATCAACACAATCAAAAACCTCAGAAATTGATGCCGCTGGAGAATCCACAGAGGCGGCTGAAGAAAGACCATCGAGTGCAATCCAATCAGTGGAAGACGAGAAGGAACCCAGTGTGATGTCAGAGCCATCGACCAATGTGACGTCAAACCGTCCCGAGACTCCTCTGAACGAGAGAGCCACGAGCGCCGGCTCAAGTAAGTCCAAATGTCCCGATGATGTTCCAGCAGAAGACGAGTCTCACCATTCTGAGGATGAAGAGAAGGAGCCAGCGGGAGGACGAGCGTCAAGCTGCACATCTGCCAAATCAATCCAGTCGCAGGTTTCTGCAGAAAGATCGCCCagcgcggcggcgtcggccaaatCTGCAAAGTCGGCGCTTTCCGCCAGATCGACAGCATCGAAAAGTTTGCCGCACAGCGAGAGCGTATCAATAAGTTCCTTGTCCGTTCACTCCAGTAAATCAGCTCCGTCCGCTAAGTCCCAACGCACGTCCGAAGGTCGTCGGTCAAAGTCGCCCGCTTCGGAAACATCGAACGTGTCTGAGGTGGTCACCGAAGAAGTCCCGAGCAGAAGCCAAAGTCAACTGTCTGCCAAATctggaaagtccaaaatctcagcTGAGGAAAACGCTGCCGAAAGACCTTCCAGCAACTTGTCAGTCACGTCGAAAGAAGTTTCCGAGGTGATGAGTGAACACAGCGTCGAAATTGAGAATGAAGAAGTTAGTTGCGGCCAGTCGGTGTCTTCCAGAACCAAAGAGTCGGAACTCGACAGAgcagccgaagaaacctcagaaCGCGCCGAGAACGACGAGGAACCTGAAGAAAGGTCGGTAGAAGATGCGCTAGAACCTTGCGTGACGGTGGAAAGAACCGCCAGCTCCTTGTCCACAAAGTCAGCCATCTCCGTGACTTCTACAAAATCCAAAACGTCGGCGCGCTCTCCATCATCCAAagccgagagagagagaccggCGAGCAAAGCTTCCGTTAAGTCCACCGTGACGAGCTTATCGGTAGTGACGTGCGAGGTTCCCTCGGAAGAACATTCAGAAAACCAAACGGAAACAACTCAGCGGCCGCCGAGCGCCGTTTCGTCCAGATCTGCCCGCTCGATGACATCAGCGAAGACAAAATCCTCCATCGCCGTGCACGAAAACAACAACGATGAGAGTTTGGAGAGAGCGCTGAGCAGCAAGTCCGGGAGGTCCTCAGCAAAGAAGTCCGAAGACGTCTCCAACACCGATACCACGTCTCTCGTTTCGTCGTCGTCCAGATCGTCTCGACGACCTCAAAGTGAAGAAAGTGAAGCCAGAGCACACAAGTCAGCCGCATCTTCAAGGACGTCGATTATCTCCGACAAGAGCAGGCTCGGGGGAACTCAGCAAACCAAAGCCGCGCTGTCGGTCAAGTCCGATCGCTCCTCGAGAAGCAAAAAAAGAACCAAAAGCGCGGCGTCAAATGTCTCGGACCTTCCTGTGGTGGCCGTTGAGGAATCTGAACTTCAAGCCACATCTGACATCCTGGAGAAAAAAAGCAACGTGTCAGCCAAATCCCATCATGCTGATGTTTTAGTGGATGAAGAAGCAAAAGCCATCCCTCACCTTTGTGAGACTTCAGCCAACGGAGACTTGAACTCCGAGCAGGCTCCCGAAGACGACGTCCACGCCCAAGCCCTGGTCCCGTCCAGCCTGCCAAACGCTTCCCCGACCCAAGTCGTCAGCGAATGGCTGAATAAAATCCCGCCCGACGGCGAACAGTTCGATATGGAGGAGTTCTCCGGCAACGTGGCGGAAGAACCCGACCACGCCGCGCCTGAGAAGAACATCAACGGGCTGAATGAGGAGAGCGCCCTTTCCGACGCTCCCAAAACGGACGAGGAACCAAAAGCGTCGGATCGGCGCGGAGAAACCGACCCCAAGCTATTTCACTCTTCGGTGCAAGTGATGAAAGTTCTTCTCAACCCCCAGCTGGACAGATGCAACAGTTTGCCGGAGGTCTCGCCCGCGTACGGACGCAAACTCAGCTCTTCGGCCGCGGGTCTTTTCGATTGCTTGGCCAAGCTGGACGGCGATCCCAAAAACGCCGATGAGAAATCGCAACGCTACAAAGCGCTGCTGGAGATTCTCGGCTCTCTgtggctttgcgagccggcgccGAACGAGCCCGACCGCCACTCCGACAAGGACTTTCATCAGGGCTCGTCGTCCGGCATCGACGTCAACAGCGGCTCCACGGGTTCCGGCAAGAGCAGCGACGGCAGGAAAGTCCACCGAGAAGAAGAACAAACGGCCAGCCCCGAAGAGGAGCCGGAGCCCGACCAGACCATTCCGGGTCACGACACGCCGAGAGAACCGCGCGACAGCCCGCCGGCCTCGAGCGAGAGCTCCCAACCGGACGAGACGTCTCGGAGTCAGCTCCGCTCCGGCAAACAGCGACCTCACGACCCCGATCCCGCGTGGGTCCTCGGTTTACTCACCAAAATCGAAAAGCGGTTTTTGGCTCATTACGTCGACGCCATGAGCGAGTTCAAAGAGCGCTGGAAGGTCCACGGCGACGACCAGCAGCTGGACGCGATGATCGGCGAGCTCAAGGACGAGATCCGCCGGCGCATCCAAAGCAGCATTAGCAAAGAATTGGACAAGATGAAAGGTGGGGCGGCTCTGCCCAGACCTCCCCAAGAACCAAAGTCCAGACCTTCCACCAACGAGAGAAGGCGAAGGCTGAGGATGAAAACCAAACGCTCGCAGATAAGCGACGATTCGGCGGCCAGCAGCAGCGTCGTCAGTGACCAGCGCGGTGAAGACGACGACGACTGCCCGTGCCAGTCGTGCGGCAAGAAGAACCATTGTCCGGCCAACACTGAAaccaaagcagcagcagcagcagcagcagcaacactgGTCGGACAGATCCTCCAGCACGCTCTTCAAGAAGCAGCGGAAGACAAGGAAAGTGACGAGTGTGAGCTTTCGCTCGCAGGCGCTGAAAGCGACGCGGCTGAAGAGGAAACAAAGGAACCCGCCGCTGAAGAACCAGAAGAAGAACAGAGCGACGGCGCTTCCACCGTTAAGGACTCAAATCCCGATGATGAGGTCACTGGTGAAAATGTAGAGGAAGCTGCTGCAGAAGATGAAGGTGTGGCCGCGGCTGAACTCGCAAGTCAGCAGGAGTCCGAGGAAGAAGGAGGAGTTGATGGTGAGGAGGAAGCTCCTGCAgaagatgaaggtgcagcaggaCCCGCAAGTCAGCAGGAGTccgaggaagatgaagaaggaGAAGTTGATGGTGAGGAGCAGGCTCTTGCAGAAGATGAAGATGCGGCACAAGAGGCCGCCGCGGCAGAACTCACAAGTCAGCAAGAGtctgaggaagatgaagaaggaGGAGTTGATGGTGAGGAGGTAGCTCCTGCAGAAGATGAAGGTGCGGCACAAGAGTCCGCCGCGGCAGAACTCACAAGTCAGCAAGAGtcagaggaagatgaagaaggaGGAGTTGATGGTGAGGAGGAAGCTGCTGCAgaagatgaaggtgcagcagaaCCCGCAAGTCAGCAGGAGTccgaggaagatgaagaaggaGGAGTTGATGGTGAAGACGAAGCTCCTGCAGAAGATGAAGGTGCGGCACAAGAGGCCGCCGCGGCAGAACTCGCAAGTCAGCAGGAGTCCGAGGAAGAAGGAGAAgttgatgatgaggaggaagcTGCTGCAGAAGATGAAGGTGCGGCACAAGAGGCCGCTGCAGCAGAACTGACAAGTCAGCAGGAGtctgaggaagatgaagaaggaGGAGTTGATGGTGAGGAAGAAGCTCCTGCAGAAGATGAGGGTGCAGCAGAACCCGCAAGTCAGCAGGAGTccgaggaagatgaagaaggaGAAGTTGATGGTGAAGATGAAGCTCCTGCAGAAGATGAAGGTGCGGCACAAGAGGCCGCTGTGGCAGAAGTCACAAGTCAGCAAGAGTccgaggaagatgaagaaggaGGCATTGATGGTGAAGAGGAAGCTCCTGCTGCAGGTAGCCATGAGAACGAAGAGTCCGCTAACaatatggaggaggaggaggaagagcgagTCCCGGTCGAGGACGATGACGATGCAGCCACCGTGAAGAACTCAAACGAGGAAGCAAACACAGATGGTGAGCTTGCGAGCGAAGAAGATGAAGACGCAGTGCTTGTGGTCGCCGCAAGTGAAcgtgaagaggaggaagaggcaggAGAAGACCAGGAGGGGGCAGATGAAAATAATGATGCTGGAAATGAGATGATGGCGAGTGAGGAGGTTCCCGAAACCGCCCAAGATAAAGAGGCCACACAAGAAGCTGCTGACAGGGCCACGAGTGAACACCAAGATGAGAGTCAAGAGGAGACTCCTGCCACGAGCGGCGCCGAGAATGAAATCATCGAGGATGAAGATGCAGCCTCCGAGGAAGGTGAAGAAGAAGAGACTCCTCCTGCAAGTGGAGATGAGAAGGAGCTTGGAGCTGATAGCGATGAGGAAGCTGCAGAAGATGACAATGGCGATGACGCCACAGCAGTTGAAGATGCTAGCGGACAGGAAcccgaagaggaagaggaagaggaaggagaTGCCCAAACAAGTGGAGATGAAAATGAGGATGCAGCTGCTGAGGATCAGGACACTGCAAAAGATGCTGTGACCACCGATGACGATGCTGAAGAGGCAGCCACGGCTGCATCGGAATCAGAGGAGGACAAAGATCTGAAAGAAGAGGAGACGCCTGCCACTAGTGGAGATGAACATGATGGCGGCGATGCAGATACACTCCATGACCAAACAAATGTGCaaactgaagaagaagaagaagaggaagaagacaaaAGGATGGCAGAGAACGACGCTGAAGGAACAGAGGAGACCACAGGAGTTGAAGAAGACAAGTCAGCGGAAGAAGATCCTGCGCTAACAAGTGACAATGGAGAAGATGCAGAGGAAGAGCCGGACGACAACGCCACATCTGATGAAGCCACTTGTGAAGATGTCACCAGCGAACAGCAAGAAGACGGAGGTGTGGATGacagtggcgaagaatgtgaggATGCcgacaaagaagaagaagaaggcgcCAAGCAGGAGAACGCCTTGTCTGAAAACGAATCGGAGAACATTGCTGAAGACCAAGATGCAGATACGAAAGAGTTTGAAGAGCCAGAAGCGGAACCCGAGGAGCATGGAGAAAAGGACCAGAAAACAGAAATGGATGGAGATTCCACAGAGGCTGCTGGAGAAGAAGACGTGGATAGCAGCGACGGGGCAGGAAGTGTGTCCCGGGACGACGAAGCCTTCAAAGATCATCAGAGTGAGGAGGAGTCTGAAGTGACA